CAGAATGTGCCCTTGCCGGAAAGCACATACAGATATTCATCGCATTCGCGATGGTAGTGTGGCGGCACGCCGCGATAAGCGCGAAAGACACGGCTGCTGGCATCAGGACGATCGGTCAGGTAGCGATCTGCCAGCATAGTTGTAGCCGTTTCAGGTAAGGTTTTTGCTATTTCGGCAGGTTTAAAACGGGCTGATTTGACGTTTCGGTTGGCGTTCATGGAGATTTCCTTAATCAAAAGGAGAGTGGAATACCAGACTGGCTCTGGCATTAGCGGTTAAATAATTAAAGGAATACGCTGGCAACGAAGGGAAGTTCACCAGCGTTATAACGCCCTGAGAAAGCGTTAAACAACTTTGGGGAAATCGATCTCAGTGTCGTTGACGCGGTTTACCATGAAACAGATCGGCGGTTTTTCCAGTGGCTTCAGTAGCGGTAATAGTAGGTAAACGGCTCATAACAGATTCCTTATTTCATGGTTTGACAGCTCAGGGATGACAGAAGCCTGTTTTCAGGTGTTCGGTCATACCGTTGCCGTCTGGTAATGAAAAAGTACTGCTAGCCCGCGCCGGCAAAAAGAGGCCGTGGACGTAAGGACTTTCACTCCGCAAGTGAAAAACCCAGCCTTTTTACTGCTTGCCTGGCGGTATCCGGGCGATGACTTTTATTTCAAAATCGAAACCGGCAAGCCAGGTAACGCCTACCGCCGTCCAGTTTGGGTAGGGCGCCTGGGGAAAGATCGCCTGTTTAACCGCCATGATGGTGGCAAACTGATTCTCAGGATCGGTATGAAAGGTGGTGACATCCACCAAATCATCAAAACCACAGCCTGCGGCCTGCAGCGTTAAACGCAGGTTCTCAAACGCCAGCCTGACCTGTGCGGCAAAGTCCGGCTCCGGTGAGCCATCTTCACGGCTGCCTACTTGTCCGGAGACAAACAGCAAATCACCCGATCGAATGGCCGCTGAATAGCCGTGCTGTTCATACAGAGCATGGCGACTGGTCGGGAAAATCGTTTCGCGTTCCGTCATAGCTACCTCTTTTTAGCTGTTGCAGGTGGGATGCGTGTGACACGTAATTCATTTAATATACAAAGCGTATATGAATACATCACACATACGCCATGTATGTCAAAATAAAATACGCTTCGTATGTAAAATGGGGAGAAAAAATGGCTGTTGGACGTCGTGCTGAGATGATGGAAGAGAACAGAAACAAACTTATCGCCGCGGCGCGCAAAGCCTTTGCGGAAAAAGGGTTTGCCGCCGCCTCGATGGATGATTTAACGGCCAGCGTCGGGCTGACCCGCGGCGCGCTGTATCATAATTTCGGCGACAAGCGCGGCCTGTTGGCGGCGGTCGTGGCGCAGGTGGATAGTGAAATGGCGCAGCGGGCAAAAGAGATTGCCAGTACTGCCGAAGCGGGCTGGGATCGTTTATTGGCGGAAGGCATTGCCTATATCAAAATGGCGCTTGATGCAGAAGTTCAGCGCATTGTATTACTGGATGGCCCCGCGTTTTTGGGCGATCCATCAGGCTGGCCAAGCCAGAATGCCTGTTTTGACGCTACCCGTAGCGCCGTGGCGGAGTTGATTGCACGTGACGTATTAAGGCCGGTTGAGGTGGATGCGGCAGCCCGGTTGCTTAACGGCGCGGCGCTAAATGCGGCGTTGTGGGTCGCCGCTGCGCAAGAGCCTGAAATAAAACTGCCCAAAGCGATCGAGGTCTTTGTTCTTATGGCGGAGGGGCTGCGCCTTTAACGCTGTATAAGCAGCAATGTGATAAGGTCGGGCTGCATCAGTCATCAATTTACGTTACGGGAGGAGCAGTGAAGAGAGAAGCCTTATTCAGCTACGCGCGGGAACACTTTAATGCCGAACCGGAGTATCTCTGGAGTAACCTGCCGGGCTATGCCGTGCTTCGTCATCACGACGGCAGCAAATGGTTTGGCATCGTGATGGAGGTGCCCGGTACAAAGCTGGGTCTCAACACGGAAGAGAAAGTCGATATTCTTGATGTAAAAGTCAGGCCGGAACATATCGGGTCGCTGCGGCAAAAAGAGGGTATCCTGCCTGCTTACCATATGAATAAAGAGCACTGGATCAGCGTGCTGCTTTCTGGTCCGCTATCGGCGCAGGAAATACAGCAACTGCTGGCGGACAGCCATGCGTTAACCTCCTGACGCCCGCCGGAAAAAGTGGGATACAGCGGTTGAGCCTGGCGGCCGTGTATCCCTAAAAATCTGTTGGCCAGGGATTATTTCTGCTTTCACCTTTCGCGGGCGGGCGTTGCAAACAGACCGTAATCCGCATTAAAACGGTCTTGCCTGTCAAATTTGCTTTTCAACGCCGTTAGCTTTTCAAGCGCATTGCCGTAAAAGGCACGAGCGCGGTGATAGCTCTCTGGCCCAATAACCGCCGGATAAGCACTGCTGGCGCTCAGCGGTAGCATAATTTTCTGCATCTCATGAAGCCACCGTTGCCCTTTGATTGCTTCTTCAGGCTGTTGCCAGCTGGCCACCACCTGCATATTAAAGTGATTGCGACGCAGGTGAAACGCGGTGGCCTCTGCATCTGTACGCGCGGCCTGACCGTGAAAATCATGCAGCATGATGCAGTTTTGCCCTGGGGGCATGCGATGACAGCAGTCAAGTAGGGCGTCAGTCACTTCGTCGGTAAGACTGTCCAGGTTAAAGGCATCCATTTGATAGCCTCGTCCTTTAGGCCAGGAGGATCGGTCACCTGCATCATCATAAGTCAGCCGGTAATCCAGCCACGCTTTTTTAACCACGTTGGCGCCGGCTACGGATGAAAGCGCATTAAGATATTTTTCGCCTGTGGCTTCATCGCCGGTCCACAGCGGTTCCAGGATCAGACCAAACCCTTTGCCCGGTAGCATGGCAAAGGTTGAAAATACGCTTAGCCGATCGTCTGATTCATCAAGAATTTCCTGTAGATTTCTCAGGCTTTCACGAGCGCTGCGCAGTTCGACAAAAACGGTGGCGGAAAGTACCGGCGCCAGGCGATGAATGAAAAATTCGGCTGAGGTGAGCACAGCAAAGTTTTTACCGGCGCCCCGCAGCGCCCAAAACAGGTCAGGATTTTCTTCCTGACTGGCCGTTACGCAGGAGCCGTCCGCCAGCACGACGTTCGCGCTTTTAAGGTTATCCGTTACCAGGCCAAAGCGGGCGTTAAGTTTTCCGTAACCTCCACCCAGCGCCAGCCCGGCCAGCCCGACCTGGGTACTTACGCCAGTGACGAGGGCGAAGCCTTCTGGCAAGGCATCAACGGCATTTTTTACGTCTGCTCCGCCGGCAACGGTAAGCGTGCCCTGCGCAGGGTTAGCCGCAGTGTGCCGCATATTTCTCAGATCAAGGGTAATGCCTTCTGAGGCGATTGCTCGTCTGAACCAGTCATGACCACCACCCAGCGTCGAAACCGGGAGCGCATGCTCAGCGGCAATACGCACCGCATTCTGGATGTCAGATACATTTAAACAGCTGACTGCAACCGCCGCGCTGACTTCTGCAGCGCCGTTCCACAGGCCGCCTTGTAGACTTTGGCCCGCCGCTCTGCCTGTTTTTACTTCACCTGCGATGTGCTTTTTTAAATCGTGAATAAGTTGGTCTTTCATTTTTCCTCACTGTTTTGACCAGCCGGTGAGCATGTTAGCCGCGCTGAGCCGAACCGGGTGCAGATTGGCTGTAATCGCTGCCGGGCCGGTCGTTTTATTCGCTTTTATCTGCAACTACCCTAAAAAGTAGCAGAAGGATTAGTGGCTATCTGACGGCGGGTTCGTGGGCGCAGGAAGCGGACTGTACTGCGCCTCAACTGTGATCAAACTCTGATAAACGACAAGGCTTACTTGTATGGTAGTAAGGTGACATTTAAGTTATCAAGATGTTTATTTTTTATTCTAAAAGCATTACAGCTGGTATGTTGCCGTGCTGGTGGAGACGGTAGCGGGCGTGGCGACCGCATTTTGTAAGTCGCTAGGGGCATTTCAGGCTCTCAGAGTGGTTATGGGTATGGGCACGGGCCTGTTTTAATCGCCGCCATTTTGGCATTCGCTACCTGGCGCGAAGCTTTTTTATTTATCCCGCTTATCGGTCTGGTGATCCTTGTCGCCCAGCTGATCATCGGCACGCGTAAAAATCATCAAAAAGTCAACGCGTGGATTATTAACAACCAAATGACGCCGCCTGTTACCGAATCTCTGAATCATCAGGTAGAAACATCTTCGGTTTGGTCTAACGCCGCTTCTTGTTTGAAAAACCGTAACTGTCAGCTCGCTATTCTGCTGATTTTTGGATTTACCTGGGCAGAGATGGGGATCGCTAACTTCCTGACACTGCAACTGACATGTGAAGTGGGCCTGGATCTGTCAACGGCTGCCGTTATTTCCGGGGCTTCTGGTTTAACCGGCTGGATTGGTCAGATTTTATGGGGCAGCTTTTCGGACGTAAAAGGGCGTAAACGTTCCCTGGGTATCATTATCTCTGGATGGATCCTGGCTGCTGCGTTATGCATGTTTATCCATTCCGCCACGCTTGCCTGGGCGATTCTGATCCTCTGGGGACTGTTTCGCAATTCACCCTATCCTGTCGCTTATGCTTTGCTGATCGATTCTTCTCCGCGCGCCGCCGCATCCAGCATGGGGCTGATGATCGGCCTGGCGGTAGGCATTGCCGGGATTCTGGTCGCGCCAGTTAGCGGCTGGATTATCTCCAGCTATGGCTTTACTGCTCACTATCTGGTTATTGTTGCAGTGCTGCTTATTTCATGCGCTCCGCTGTGGTTTATTAAAGAAACTGTAAAGGTAAATAAGGCCTGATATGACTAGCGATGTAATCTCCTTACTGCGGCAGTACACGCTGATTGAACTGAACCATCTTTATGAAGAATTTATGCCAGTCTGGCCAACGTATGGAAAATTTTCTGTAGCCGTGCAGAAGATTATATTGCTGGTGATGGCAACTATAACTGTCAACTTAGCCTTGGGGATCATTGTGGTACTCATGTGGATGCCCCGGCACACTTTATTGACGGGGGTAGAACCATTGAACAAATTGATGTCCAACAACTGACGGGGCGCGTTACCTGCTAAATAAAGGCGTGACGGTGTTCGGCACGGATGCTATGTCCCTTGACCGGTATAGCAATGAAGCGCATCCCGCCCATTTTGCCGTGCTGGGCGCAGGTTGTTTGATTGTGGAAAATCTGGCCAATCTGCATGCTTTGCCCGCCGAATTTATCTTTATGGCGTTGCCGCTCAGGATTAAGGGAGCGTCCGCTTCTCCCATTCGTGCAGTGGCGCTGGTGAAGTAACCCGCTCTACGCCGATGAGTTATGCCAGAAACAGTATATGCCCACCGGGCGTGAGAACTTTTATCAGATAATACGTTGTCATCTGTGGGTGGAGATTATGCCGAACATGATCCGCCGAGCCTTGGTTTCAACACTCCACCCACACCGATCCGGCATCCGCTGAACGTACGCAATTTTCTACCCAGCGGACCCCCGCCAGACCTGCATGGACATCCGGATACCAGAAATCACGGAGAAACGTCGTATCACCGCGATCCGTGGCGTCCATCGCCAGCGCGAAACGACGATAGAGATTCGACCAGGCTTCAAATAGCCCTTCCGCATGGCCGCCGCTAATCCGATCCTCCTCCAGCGCTCGCGCATTAAGATAACCCATGCCGCGCTCAAGGATGCGCACAGGCTCGCCCTGAACTTCATAGCGCAGCTGATTGGGCTGTTCATCCCACCACTCCAGGCTGGCTTTGGCCCCCACGATGCGGATCTTTTGACTATGCATGGAACCACTGTTGACCGCAGAAGCCCACATGCTACCCACTGCGCCATTGGCAAATTCCATCAGTACGTATGCGTTATCCTCCAGCGGCGCGCGGCTCTCGATAAAGCTCTGACGAGCGCATAGCAGACGTTTAACCTGCAGATCGGGCACCATGGTTTCCGCGATAAATAGAGGATGCGTAGCCAGATCGCCCAGTACATAGCTGGGGCCAACAAAGCGAGGATCGACGCGCCAGCGGGTGCTGGGATTCTGCAACTCTACCGCTTCATTATGAAAGCCGTGGGCAAACTGCATATTAACAATCCGTATCTCGCCCAGCTCGCCTGCCGTTACCATTTCCCGCGCCTGATGAATCAGCTGGTGGCCCGCGTAGCCATATGTTACGCCGATAATCTTATTTTTTTCTGCGCTTAAACGCTCAAGCTCATCGGCTTCCTCGGTGGTGAAACACAACGGTTTTTCGCATACCACATGCAGGCCAGCCTGTAGCGCCGCCCGGCAAATAGCAAAATGCGTGTTATTCGGCGTGGCGACAGAAACGGCCTGGATGCCATCTTCCCGCGCGGCTTCCGCTGCAAACATGCTTTCATAGTCGGGATAACAGCGCTCCGGCTGAACACCCAGTGCGGTGCCAAAAGCCAGGCCGCGTTCGGCATCAATATCAAATGCGCCGGCCAGTAGCGTGAAGGTACTATCACGCTGCGCCGCCGAGCGGTGAATATAGCCAATCTGGCTGGTTCCGCCGCCGCCCACCATGCCCCAGCGCAGTGAGTGTCCGAGAGGTTTGATACCATTAATCATCTTCGTCTCCTTAAAAACCAACTGATTGCAGATATTGCAGGCTTGCCGTGACGTCGCGCAGACTGGTGTCCGCATTACGCGGATCTCTTTCCTGCTCGATAGTGATCCAGCCCTGATAATGACGCTGCCGCAGAAATTCATGGATTTGCGGGTAGTTAATTGCCCCGCAGCCAAGCGGACACATAACGCCCTGAGCACAGGCGGAGAAAAAGTCTACGCCACCACCGATAACGTCCCGCCACACGGAGGCGTTGATATCTTTGAAATGAAGGTAATCAATACGATCCCAATATTTATCGAGCGCAGCGATCGGCTCCATACCGGAATAGAAGAGATGGCCGGTATCCAGACAGAGACCGGCAACGGAATGGGGGATATCCGCAACCAGTTGCGCAATTTCATCCTCATATTCTATACACCCACCGGCATGGGGATGGATCACCGGGCGTACGCCGTACTCTTTCCACGCTATTTCACTGAGCGCTGAGATATGCGCCATCATGGTTTGCCAGTCAGCGGAAGAGAGCCGGGGAGCTTTTGTCGGCTGGCCCGCTAAAGCGGCCCGCTCCGGATTACCAAAATCGATAATCACCAGGTAGGGGGGCGGCGTATTCTTTCCATGAACCTTCTCAGCGGTGGGCACGGTTTTCAGGTTGCGGCAAATATTATGGGTAAGCGCCACCATCGCCGGAAAATTCTGTTCGCTGACCAGATCGTCAAAAATGGTGCCGGCGACCAAAGAAAGGCCGTGCCTGTTAAGCGCATCACTCAACTCATCCGCCTGCACCGGCAGATAGCCCCAGGGACCCAGTTCGATACTTTTGTAGCCTGCCTGGGCGGCCTCATGCAGGACTTTTTGCCACGCGGGTAAATAAGGATTGTCAGGATCGTCCACCCCCCAACTGCAGGGCGCATTTGCGATAGATATAGTCATAGGGCTTTCTCTTCAGGTTGTACATTACGAGGATTTTCTTCACGGCTCGTCAGGGCAAAGCGATCAAGTACCAGCTGTTCCATTTTTTCCAGAGAGACGCCTTTAGTTTCAGGTAGATACTTGCGAACAAACCACCATGAAATCAGGCAACAAACTGCGAAGATCAACAGCGGGAAACCGCCGCCAAAATGCGCCATCAGCCAGGGATTTTTATTCATGATCGGAAAGCTCTGACTGACCAAAAAATTGGCGATCCACATCGCGCTGATTGAAAAACCCATCCCCGCCGCCCGGAGTCGGTTAGGGAAAATCTCGCCGATAACGGTCCAGACAACCTGTGCCCATGTCGCGCCGAATATCAGCATGAAACCAAACAGGCCAATGACCGAAGCGATGCCCTTAATACCGGCATAAAAAGAGATAAAAGTCATAATCAGACAGAGGGCTGCTCCCCAGGAACCGACGGACAACAGTATTTTTCGGCCAACCCGATCAATCAGCGCCA
This Mixta hanseatica DNA region includes the following protein-coding sequences:
- a CDS encoding MmcQ/YjbR family DNA-binding protein; its protein translation is MKREALFSYAREHFNAEPEYLWSNLPGYAVLRHHDGSKWFGIVMEVPGTKLGLNTEEKVDILDVKVRPEHIGSLRQKEGILPAYHMNKEHWISVLLSGPLSAQEIQQLLADSHALTS
- a CDS encoding TetR/AcrR family transcriptional regulator; the encoded protein is MAVGRRAEMMEENRNKLIAAARKAFAEKGFAAASMDDLTASVGLTRGALYHNFGDKRGLLAAVVAQVDSEMAQRAKEIASTAEAGWDRLLAEGIAYIKMALDAEVQRIVLLDGPAFLGDPSGWPSQNACFDATRSAVAELIARDVLRPVEVDAAARLLNGAALNAALWVAAAQEPEIKLPKAIEVFVLMAEGLRL
- a CDS encoding Gfo/Idh/MocA family protein, which translates into the protein MINGIKPLGHSLRWGMVGGGGTSQIGYIHRSAAQRDSTFTLLAGAFDIDAERGLAFGTALGVQPERCYPDYESMFAAEAAREDGIQAVSVATPNNTHFAICRAALQAGLHVVCEKPLCFTTEEADELERLSAEKNKIIGVTYGYAGHQLIHQAREMVTAGELGEIRIVNMQFAHGFHNEAVELQNPSTRWRVDPRFVGPSYVLGDLATHPLFIAETMVPDLQVKRLLCARQSFIESRAPLEDNAYVLMEFANGAVGSMWASAVNSGSMHSQKIRIVGAKASLEWWDEQPNQLRYEVQGEPVRILERGMGYLNARALEEDRISGGHAEGLFEAWSNLYRRFALAMDATDRGDTTFLRDFWYPDVHAGLAGVRWVENCVRSADAGSVWVEC
- a CDS encoding cupin domain-containing protein encodes the protein MNANRNVKSARFKPAEIAKTLPETATTMLADRYLTDRPDASSRVFRAYRGVPPHYHRECDEYLYVLSGKGTFWMEDAATEAEFGPGDLLFFERGVVHALPVLLEEPVVFLTLDTPRRSPQDVVFIDPDAGDAARFMDRNR
- a CDS encoding cyclase family protein, producing the protein MAGDGNYNCQLSLGDHCGTHVDAPAHFIDGGRTIEQIDVQQLTGRVTC
- a CDS encoding MFS transporter: MAFATWREAFLFIPLIGLVILVAQLIIGTRKNHQKVNAWIINNQMTPPVTESLNHQVETSSVWSNAASCLKNRNCQLAILLIFGFTWAEMGIANFLTLQLTCEVGLDLSTAAVISGASGLTGWIGQILWGSFSDVKGRKRSLGIIISGWILAAALCMFIHSATLAWAILILWGLFRNSPYPVAYALLIDSSPRAAASSMGLMIGLAVGIAGILVAPVSGWIISSYGFTAHYLVIVAVLLISCAPLWFIKETVKVNKA
- a CDS encoding FAD-binding oxidoreductase — protein: MKDQLIHDLKKHIAGEVKTGRAAGQSLQGGLWNGAAEVSAAVAVSCLNVSDIQNAVRIAAEHALPVSTLGGGHDWFRRAIASEGITLDLRNMRHTAANPAQGTLTVAGGADVKNAVDALPEGFALVTGVSTQVGLAGLALGGGYGKLNARFGLVTDNLKSANVVLADGSCVTASQEENPDLFWALRGAGKNFAVLTSAEFFIHRLAPVLSATVFVELRSARESLRNLQEILDESDDRLSVFSTFAMLPGKGFGLILEPLWTGDEATGEKYLNALSSVAGANVVKKAWLDYRLTYDDAGDRSSWPKGRGYQMDAFNLDSLTDEVTDALLDCCHRMPPGQNCIMLHDFHGQAARTDAEATAFHLRRNHFNMQVVASWQQPEEAIKGQRWLHEMQKIMLPLSASSAYPAVIGPESYHRARAFYGNALEKLTALKSKFDRQDRFNADYGLFATPARER
- a CDS encoding RidA family protein, yielding MTERETIFPTSRHALYEQHGYSAAIRSGDLLFVSGQVGSREDGSPEPDFAAQVRLAFENLRLTLQAAGCGFDDLVDVTTFHTDPENQFATIMAVKQAIFPQAPYPNWTAVGVTWLAGFDFEIKVIARIPPGKQ
- a CDS encoding TIM barrel protein, with translation MTISIANAPCSWGVDDPDNPYLPAWQKVLHEAAQAGYKSIELGPWGYLPVQADELSDALNRHGLSLVAGTIFDDLVSEQNFPAMVALTHNICRNLKTVPTAEKVHGKNTPPPYLVIIDFGNPERAALAGQPTKAPRLSSADWQTMMAHISALSEIAWKEYGVRPVIHPHAGGCIEYEDEIAQLVADIPHSVAGLCLDTGHLFYSGMEPIAALDKYWDRIDYLHFKDINASVWRDVIGGGVDFFSACAQGVMCPLGCGAINYPQIHEFLRQRHYQGWITIEQERDPRNADTSLRDVTASLQYLQSVGF